TCAGCTGTTTTAGACATGGTAAAAGCCTTATGAGCTGCATACCTATGTAAGAAGAAGGTTTGAAAGAACAGGGATAAATACCAATGGGCTACAAAAAAAGCGAGTATTACGTACATAAGCTTTGGTTATAATAAAATACGATTGCAGAAATTCTCTGTAAAGAGGAACTCCTTTTTTTAATAGACAAGTGAGAATATGAGATGTGACAGAAGTGAAAAGTTTTTTTTACTTTTTTGGAAGGGTAAGCTTATTTACCTCCTGAGAAACCTGACTTACAAGCTCGGTTAGCTGACCAAAGTTGCAGGCTTTTTTAAAGCTCTCCAGTAATTGTAAGGGTTGCGTATCGTTTGGCGCTTTTTTCTTAGTCTCCTGATGTAGCTTCTCTTTAGCACGAGAAAATAGCTGACGACAGTTTTCTTTCTTTTTGCCGAAAATTTCCTGCAAATCTTCGTACTCAAACTCAAAGACTTCCCGTAAAAGATAAATTCCCTTTTCTACAGGCTCAAGCTTTTTGTGCAGAAGCCCCAGCGCTTCAGAGAGTTCATTCTCCAGATCAAAGCGTGGTAGCTCAAAATCACGGTACTTTTCAAGTAAATCAGTTTGTTTGAGCTGACTGAAATATTCGCTTTTCTTTTTTCGGAAAGAGTTCAGGTGATTGATGCAGTTGTTGGTAAGCGTACGGATCAGATAAGCTTTTGTATTCTCTACCTTCTCATGGTCTATAGTTAGCCATTTTACAAAAGTGTCCTGCACAATGTCTTCTGCATCTTGTAGAGAGCCTACCATGCGCAAAGCTATGCCCTGCAAAAGCGGCTGATAAAGAGATATGGTCTGAGCGTGAGTCAAATGTTCTTTAAGCTACAAATTTTAATCCATCTGTATCAGTAACAAAGATAAAGATTGGAAGTTAGTAGCAAAACTTTATCCTAGAAGAAAAAGTAAGGTTTTAAGCTTAATTTGCAGGGTTTACCCATCCATACTTGCCTTCGGCAGTCCTTACATACAGCAGTGAATCATGAGCTGCCAGCACATCTAGTTTGTGGCCAATAAGATTAGTATTGAGCACACTGCTCTCTCTGGGATGAGTATAAAAGAAAGTATCCTCGCTGTCTAAAAGGATTTGCTCAGTAGCATCATCCAAGGACTCTAACAGACTTTCGTGGACATATCCACTTTGGTTACCTGCCAGCCTTACTCTGTACCATGAGTCTGCTTTGGCATACAGTTGCACATAAGTATGCTGAGGAAGGGTGCCTACTATTTCTGAAGCGGTATTAGGAGAACAGCGTATATTAGACAGGCTAGCCTTGGTACGTGCCTCCATACCTACTTCTGAGGTATCTACAGCTACCAGAGATTCATCTTTGATAAGAGCATGTACAAAAGGATAAGGGTCTACCGCTCCTCTACCTATTTTGTATATACTAAAATGCAGATGTGGAGGAGTAGTACGCGCATTACCCGTATTACCTACAAAACCTAAAGTGTCGCCTGGCTGCACACGCTGCCCTGGACTTACCGCCTGACTATCCAGATGGGCATAATACAGCCTAAAACGTTTTTTTATACTATTTAACCATACCACTTTACCTCCCCTCCCACTTTGGGAGGTACGACCCACTACCCCTTCGGCCACGGCCAGCACCGGAGTACCTTTAGGCGCAAAAATGTCTATACCTTTATGGCTACGTACACCGCCATCTCTAGGAGCTCCAAAAAAGCTACCTACCGCTTTGCTGTCTATCCCGCTTACCGGAAAGCTCAGTGAAGGTTCAAAGCCTAGCTTTAGTTGGTAAGCGCCCCCTCTAAGCAGTTCGGGCTGTATGCGCACTGTGTGCCACTCGCTATCTTTTACCTCATAAGTTAGCTGAGGCAAGGTATCGGCAGAATGCCGCAGTGCCAGTGTAGTGTCATTTTCCTGGCTAAAAATATCAATAAAAAAGCGGCTTTCTGGTTGGCTCAGGGGGGTAAGTTCAATGTAAATTTGCTGCCCCTCTCGTACCTGGTACCGAAGGCTCAGAGCTTCTGGCTTATCAGGAGAGATATACCCTGTCTCATGATAAGGTAAGTTTACAATTAATGAATCCTGTAAGCTTAACTGACCCGCTTTCATCCAGTCTTTTCCTAAAGCTGTCTGATCAAGCTCATGAGCTTGCAGGCGCTTGGCATACTGCTCGTAAGGTGATGACTTAGAAAAAAGTTGATCTATTTTTTTGCTGCTGCTACAGCTTACTAGCGATAACAACAGTATGAAAACTAATATATTGATGCTCGTACTTCGCATAAATAGAGTTTGTGGTTGAATTCCACTTTAACAAAGCATAAACTTTTATTATTCCCTGACTCACAAGTATTTGTCATATTTTTACAACTTGTCTAGTACAAAGTAGACATGAGAGGATTGATTAAAATTTGTAGGCACAAATCCTGCAATTTTTACTTTAGCCAAAGCAAAGCCATATCGCGGAAAAAAATCAACCCAGGATTTTAATGTACGAAATCCGCAGGGAAAAGGCATATCAGGCACACCTACGGCTAATGCATTCGCCAAAAAATCTATAAGCACAATACAATCTCGTTGGGTATGAGCATCAAGGTTCAAGAAATCTGCAAGTATTGCTTGTTGACTGCACAAATGACTGATCTGCTCTGATAGATAAGGTAAATTTGCTAACTCTTCCTTCGGTAAGATTACATCCTCTAAGACAATAAGTCTACCGCCAGGAGCTAAAGAGTTATAGAGGTTACGCAAAAAAACGCCTTGCGCTGCATCTGTATTGCCTACATGATGCAGCACAGCAAAACAGCTCATGGTTTCGTATGATATG
This window of the Porifericola rhodea genome carries:
- a CDS encoding sigma-70 family RNA polymerase sigma factor translates to MTHAQTISLYQPLLQGIALRMVGSLQDAEDIVQDTFVKWLTIDHEKVENTKAYLIRTLTNNCINHLNSFRKKKSEYFSQLKQTDLLEKYRDFELPRFDLENELSEALGLLHKKLEPVEKGIYLLREVFEFEYEDLQEIFGKKKENCRQLFSRAKEKLHQETKKKAPNDTQPLQLLESFKKACNFGQLTELVSQVSQEVNKLTLPKK
- a CDS encoding M23 family metallopeptidase; translated protein: MRSTSINILVFILLLSLVSCSSSKKIDQLFSKSSPYEQYAKRLQAHELDQTALGKDWMKAGQLSLQDSLIVNLPYHETGYISPDKPEALSLRYQVREGQQIYIELTPLSQPESRFFIDIFSQENDTTLALRHSADTLPQLTYEVKDSEWHTVRIQPELLRGGAYQLKLGFEPSLSFPVSGIDSKAVGSFFGAPRDGGVRSHKGIDIFAPKGTPVLAVAEGVVGRTSQSGRGGKVVWLNSIKKRFRLYYAHLDSQAVSPGQRVQPGDTLGFVGNTGNARTTPPHLHFSIYKIGRGAVDPYPFVHALIKDESLVAVDTSEVGMEARTKASLSNIRCSPNTASEIVGTLPQHTYVQLYAKADSWYRVRLAGNQSGYVHESLLESLDDATEQILLDSEDTFFYTHPRESSVLNTNLIGHKLDVLAAHDSLLYVRTAEGKYGWVNPAN